In a single window of the Euleptes europaea isolate rEulEur1 chromosome 4, rEulEur1.hap1, whole genome shotgun sequence genome:
- the RAI14 gene encoding ankycorbin isoform X1 encodes MKSLKAKFRKSDANEWNKNDDRLLQAVENGDAEKVASLLGKKGASATKLDSEGKTAFHLAATKGHGECLRVMITHGVDLTTQDGAGHSALHLAAKNSHSDCVKRLLQAKCSPESTDSSGKTALHYAAACGCLQIAQLLCEHKCPINVKDVDGSIPLLLAVQNGHVEICKYLLEHGADINSRDKNGRTSLMLACEGGNLSIVEVLVRKGADVNLVDALGHNALRYSKVSENMGIQNFLQSKIVQDADTKSPTKPKQHDQASRLSSERSGTPKKRKAPPPPPVSPIQISDLSSSRSTTSTPVPGKGLPFFTEQGSKQEESSAVHGDSKDGMSVSTTGADSLLDVSSEADQQELLLLLQAKVASLTLHNKELQEKLQVKAVKVGDMDTTLDSFHSTQTEFDHSTDRLSESSSVAQGISCSSPSRRQEQASNNEVKIKQLEDDLKEVRKKLDSSEAKRRHLETQLHSGALEASHLLNSSEISENGSDLNQKLKETQSKYEEAMKEVLSVQTQMKLGLVASESKEADLQELRATCEEIELLKEEVRKALEDGERLRARVRELEAELEESENKMAGTVSAEQFEEMKNSYCLVIENINQEKALLIERYREGQEEMRRLQDKLKSQMESGGSEEGEEMREAKNSIINELKRQVDELSRLYKEAQAELEHFRKRSIPEEANAGSIPLEEHEKIMEATVLQREQAESALLQMKAQYAKALSEATQLQSLVDAQKKNSVSITEHLQVVTALRTSVKETGEEISRLRELLLLKESEVQRLQRELLEEEAAVCEAMVPRALYEELRTSTEGEVNSLSSKLKDLVNERESLSADLLQLRKEFAQVKGEKESLRALIEAKEQEIKRLLHQYQQAQEDLLEMKKASESSSKIEEDKDKKINDMSKEVSKLKEALNSLSQLSYSTGTPKRQSQQLELLQQQVKQLQNQLIETKKQHQEIVSVYRTHLLYAVQGQMDEDVQKVLKQILTMCKSQSQKKNETLFVDP; translated from the exons TTTCCACCTGGCTGCCACAAAAGGGCACGGAGAATGCCTTCGGGTTATGATAACTCATGGTGTGGATCTGACCACCCAGGATGGAGCAG GGCACAGCGCTTTACATCTTGCGGCCAAGAACAGCCACTCCGACTGCGTTAAGAGACTCCTCCAG GCTAAATGTTCACCAGAGAGCACAGACAGCTCTGGGAAAACAGCTTTACACTACGCAG CTGCATGTGGCTGCCTTCAAATTGCTCAACTCCTGTGTGAACACAAGTGTCCAATTAATGTCAAAGATGTG GATGGGAGTATACCTTTGCTACTTGCAGTACAAAATGGTCATGTTGAAATATGCAAATACCTTCTGGAACATGGGGCAGACATCAATTCCAGAGACAAAAATGGAAG AACCAGTCTGATGTTGGCTTGTGAAGGTGGAAACCTCAGCATTGTGGAGGTCCTGGTCAGAAAAGGGGCAGACGTGAACTTGGTGGATGCACTTGGACACAATGCCCTACGTTACTCCAAAGTCTCCGAAAATATGGGAATCCAGAACTTTCTTCAGTCAAAAATTGTTCAAGATGCTG ataCCAAGTCACCGACAAAGCCAAAGCAG CATGATCAAGCCTCTAGATTAAGTTCAGAAAGAAGTGGAACTCCAAAAAAACGCAAAGCCCCACCGCCACCTCCCGTCAGCCCTATCCAG ATTAGTGATCTATCCTCTTCTCGTTCTACAACTTCCACTCCAGTACCTGGGAAAGGCCTGCCGTTTTTTACTGAACAGGGATCCAAG caaGAAGAGAGCAGTGCGGTTCACGGTGACAGCAAGGACGGGATGAGCGTTAGCACAACAG GCGCTGATAGTCTACTGGACGTAAGTTCAGAGGCAGACCAGCAAGAACTGCTTCTGCTGTTACAAGCAAAAGTTGCTTCTCTGACCCTGCATAATAAGGAATTGCAAGAAAAATTGCAG GTGAAAGCAGTCAAAGTAGGAGACATGGATACCACGCTGGACTCTTTTCATTCCACTCAAACAGAGTTTGATCATTCAACAGACAGGCTAAGCGAGAGCTCATCGGTAGCTCAGGGGATAAGCTGCTCTTCCCCCAGCAGAAGGCAGGAGCAAGCAAGCAACAACGAAGTAAAAATTAAACAGCTAGAAGATGACTTGAAGGAAGTGCGGAAGAAACTGGACAGCTCGGAAGCAAAAAGGCGGCACTTGGAGACACAGCTTCATTCCGGAGCCCTGGAAGCGAGCCACTTATTAAACAGCTCGGAGATCTCCGAAAATGGCTCCGACCTTAATCAGAAACTGAAAGAGACCCAGAGCAAGTACGAAGAAGCTATGAAGGAGGTCCTGAGCGTCCAGACGCAAATGAAACTGGGCCTGGTTGCTTCGGAAAGCAAAGAGGCTGATCTGCAGGAGCTGAGAGCAACATGCGAAGAGATCGAGCTCCTGAAGGAAGAGGTGAGGAAAGCGCTAGAAGATGGTGAGAGACTCAGGGCACGAGTGAGAGAGCTAGAGGCAGAGCTGGAAGAGAGCGAGAACAAAATGGCCGGCACCGTGTCAGCGGAACAATTTGAGGAGATGAAAAACTCCTACTGCTTGGTTATCGAGAACATCAACCAAGAGAAGGCGTTGCTAATCGAACGGTACAGGGAGGGCCAGGAGGAAATGAGAAGGCTCCAGGACAAGCTGAAGAGTCAGATGGAATCGGGGGGCAGTGAAGAAGGAGAGGAGATGAGAGAGGCAAAGAACAGCATTATCAACGAACTCAAGAGACAAGTTGACGAGCTTTCTCGGCTGTACAAAGAAGCCCAGGCAGAACTTGAACATTTCAGAAAGAGGAGCATTCCAGAGGAGGCCAATGCAGGATCCATACCTCTGGAGGAACATGAAAAAATTATGGAGGCCACGGTCTTGCAGAGAGAGCAAGCGGAGAGTGCGTTGTTGCAAATGAAAGCTCAGTACGCCAAAGCATTGAGTGAAGCAACTCAGCTCCAGAGCCTGGTGGATGCCCAGAAGAAAAACTCTGTCTCCATCACTGAACACCTGCAGGTGGTCACTGCTCTCAGGACCTCAGTGAAGGAAACGGGAGAAGAAATAAGCAGGCTCAGAGAGCTCCTGCTTCTCAAGGAGAGCGAGGTGCAGCGTCTGCAGAGGGAGCTGTTAGAAGAAGAGGCGGCGGTGTGTGAAGCTATGGTGCCCAGGGCTCTGTATGAAGAGCTGCGGACTTCGACAGAAGGTGAAGTCAACAGCTTATCTTCTAAACTGAAGGACCTGGTGAACGAGAGAGAGAGCTTGTCTGCAGATCTCTTGCAGTTAAGGAAAGAATTTGCACAAGtgaaaggggagaaagagagccTCCGGGCTCTCATTGAAGCTAAGGAACAAGAAATCAAACGGTTGCTCCATCAGTACCAGCAAGCCCAAGAAGACCTGCTTGAAATGAAAAAGGCTTCGGAGAGTTCCTCCAAAATAGAAGAGGATAAGGACAAAAAG ATAAATGACATGTCTAAGGAGGTTTCTAAATTAAAGGAAGCATTGAACAGCCTCTCCCAGCTTTCCTACTCAACTGGTACACCTAAAAGGCAAAGCCAGCAGCTGGAATTGCTGCAACAGCAAGTCAAGCAGCTGCAAAACCAGCTCATT GAAACCAAGAAGCAACACCAGGAGATTGTATCTGTTTACAGGACACATCTCCTCTACGCCGTTCAG GGCCAAATGGATGAAGATGTTCAGAAAGTGCTTAAGCAGATACTAACGATGTGCAAAAGTCAGTCGCAGAAGAAAAATGAAACTCTCTTTGTTGATCCCTGA
- the RAI14 gene encoding ankycorbin isoform X3, with protein MKSLKAKFRKSDANEWNKNDDRLLQAVENGDAEKVASLLGKKGASATKLDSEGKTAFHLAATKGHGECLRVMITHGVDLTTQDGAGHSALHLAAKNSHSDCVKRLLQAKCSPESTDSSGKTALHYAAACGCLQIAQLLCEHKCPINVKDVDGSIPLLLAVQNGHVEICKYLLEHGADINSRDKNGRTSLMLACEGGNLSIVEVLVRKGADVNLVDALGHNALRYSKVSENMGIQNFLQSKIVQDADTKSPTKPKQQEESSAVHGDSKDGMSVSTTGADSLLDVSSEADQQELLLLLQAKVASLTLHNKELQEKLQVKAVKVGDMDTTLDSFHSTQTEFDHSTDRLSESSSVAQGISCSSPSRRQEQASNNEVKIKQLEDDLKEVRKKLDSSEAKRRHLETQLHSGALEASHLLNSSEISENGSDLNQKLKETQSKYEEAMKEVLSVQTQMKLGLVASESKEADLQELRATCEEIELLKEEVRKALEDGERLRARVRELEAELEESENKMAGTVSAEQFEEMKNSYCLVIENINQEKALLIERYREGQEEMRRLQDKLKSQMESGGSEEGEEMREAKNSIINELKRQVDELSRLYKEAQAELEHFRKRSIPEEANAGSIPLEEHEKIMEATVLQREQAESALLQMKAQYAKALSEATQLQSLVDAQKKNSVSITEHLQVVTALRTSVKETGEEISRLRELLLLKESEVQRLQRELLEEEAAVCEAMVPRALYEELRTSTEGEVNSLSSKLKDLVNERESLSADLLQLRKEFAQVKGEKESLRALIEAKEQEIKRLLHQYQQAQEDLLEMKKASESSSKIEEDKDKKINDMSKEVSKLKEALNSLSQLSYSTGTPKRQSQQLELLQQQVKQLQNQLIETKKQHQEIVSVYRTHLLYAVQGQMDEDVQKVLKQILTMCKSQSQKKNETLFVDP; from the exons TTTCCACCTGGCTGCCACAAAAGGGCACGGAGAATGCCTTCGGGTTATGATAACTCATGGTGTGGATCTGACCACCCAGGATGGAGCAG GGCACAGCGCTTTACATCTTGCGGCCAAGAACAGCCACTCCGACTGCGTTAAGAGACTCCTCCAG GCTAAATGTTCACCAGAGAGCACAGACAGCTCTGGGAAAACAGCTTTACACTACGCAG CTGCATGTGGCTGCCTTCAAATTGCTCAACTCCTGTGTGAACACAAGTGTCCAATTAATGTCAAAGATGTG GATGGGAGTATACCTTTGCTACTTGCAGTACAAAATGGTCATGTTGAAATATGCAAATACCTTCTGGAACATGGGGCAGACATCAATTCCAGAGACAAAAATGGAAG AACCAGTCTGATGTTGGCTTGTGAAGGTGGAAACCTCAGCATTGTGGAGGTCCTGGTCAGAAAAGGGGCAGACGTGAACTTGGTGGATGCACTTGGACACAATGCCCTACGTTACTCCAAAGTCTCCGAAAATATGGGAATCCAGAACTTTCTTCAGTCAAAAATTGTTCAAGATGCTG ataCCAAGTCACCGACAAAGCCAAAGCAG caaGAAGAGAGCAGTGCGGTTCACGGTGACAGCAAGGACGGGATGAGCGTTAGCACAACAG GCGCTGATAGTCTACTGGACGTAAGTTCAGAGGCAGACCAGCAAGAACTGCTTCTGCTGTTACAAGCAAAAGTTGCTTCTCTGACCCTGCATAATAAGGAATTGCAAGAAAAATTGCAG GTGAAAGCAGTCAAAGTAGGAGACATGGATACCACGCTGGACTCTTTTCATTCCACTCAAACAGAGTTTGATCATTCAACAGACAGGCTAAGCGAGAGCTCATCGGTAGCTCAGGGGATAAGCTGCTCTTCCCCCAGCAGAAGGCAGGAGCAAGCAAGCAACAACGAAGTAAAAATTAAACAGCTAGAAGATGACTTGAAGGAAGTGCGGAAGAAACTGGACAGCTCGGAAGCAAAAAGGCGGCACTTGGAGACACAGCTTCATTCCGGAGCCCTGGAAGCGAGCCACTTATTAAACAGCTCGGAGATCTCCGAAAATGGCTCCGACCTTAATCAGAAACTGAAAGAGACCCAGAGCAAGTACGAAGAAGCTATGAAGGAGGTCCTGAGCGTCCAGACGCAAATGAAACTGGGCCTGGTTGCTTCGGAAAGCAAAGAGGCTGATCTGCAGGAGCTGAGAGCAACATGCGAAGAGATCGAGCTCCTGAAGGAAGAGGTGAGGAAAGCGCTAGAAGATGGTGAGAGACTCAGGGCACGAGTGAGAGAGCTAGAGGCAGAGCTGGAAGAGAGCGAGAACAAAATGGCCGGCACCGTGTCAGCGGAACAATTTGAGGAGATGAAAAACTCCTACTGCTTGGTTATCGAGAACATCAACCAAGAGAAGGCGTTGCTAATCGAACGGTACAGGGAGGGCCAGGAGGAAATGAGAAGGCTCCAGGACAAGCTGAAGAGTCAGATGGAATCGGGGGGCAGTGAAGAAGGAGAGGAGATGAGAGAGGCAAAGAACAGCATTATCAACGAACTCAAGAGACAAGTTGACGAGCTTTCTCGGCTGTACAAAGAAGCCCAGGCAGAACTTGAACATTTCAGAAAGAGGAGCATTCCAGAGGAGGCCAATGCAGGATCCATACCTCTGGAGGAACATGAAAAAATTATGGAGGCCACGGTCTTGCAGAGAGAGCAAGCGGAGAGTGCGTTGTTGCAAATGAAAGCTCAGTACGCCAAAGCATTGAGTGAAGCAACTCAGCTCCAGAGCCTGGTGGATGCCCAGAAGAAAAACTCTGTCTCCATCACTGAACACCTGCAGGTGGTCACTGCTCTCAGGACCTCAGTGAAGGAAACGGGAGAAGAAATAAGCAGGCTCAGAGAGCTCCTGCTTCTCAAGGAGAGCGAGGTGCAGCGTCTGCAGAGGGAGCTGTTAGAAGAAGAGGCGGCGGTGTGTGAAGCTATGGTGCCCAGGGCTCTGTATGAAGAGCTGCGGACTTCGACAGAAGGTGAAGTCAACAGCTTATCTTCTAAACTGAAGGACCTGGTGAACGAGAGAGAGAGCTTGTCTGCAGATCTCTTGCAGTTAAGGAAAGAATTTGCACAAGtgaaaggggagaaagagagccTCCGGGCTCTCATTGAAGCTAAGGAACAAGAAATCAAACGGTTGCTCCATCAGTACCAGCAAGCCCAAGAAGACCTGCTTGAAATGAAAAAGGCTTCGGAGAGTTCCTCCAAAATAGAAGAGGATAAGGACAAAAAG ATAAATGACATGTCTAAGGAGGTTTCTAAATTAAAGGAAGCATTGAACAGCCTCTCCCAGCTTTCCTACTCAACTGGTACACCTAAAAGGCAAAGCCAGCAGCTGGAATTGCTGCAACAGCAAGTCAAGCAGCTGCAAAACCAGCTCATT GAAACCAAGAAGCAACACCAGGAGATTGTATCTGTTTACAGGACACATCTCCTCTACGCCGTTCAG GGCCAAATGGATGAAGATGTTCAGAAAGTGCTTAAGCAGATACTAACGATGTGCAAAAGTCAGTCGCAGAAGAAAAATGAAACTCTCTTTGTTGATCCCTGA
- the RAI14 gene encoding ankycorbin isoform X2 — MKSLKAKFRKSDANEWNKNDDRLLQAVENGDAEKVASLLGKKGASATKLDSEGKTAFHLAATKGHGECLRVMITHGVDLTTQDGAGHSALHLAAKNSHSDCVKRLLQAKCSPESTDSSGKTALHYAAACGCLQIAQLLCEHKCPINVKDVDGSIPLLLAVQNGHVEICKYLLEHGADINSRDKNGRTSLMLACEGGNLSIVEVLVRKGADVNLVDALGHNALRYSKVSENMGIQNFLQSKIVQDADTKSPTKPKQISDLSSSRSTTSTPVPGKGLPFFTEQGSKQEESSAVHGDSKDGMSVSTTGADSLLDVSSEADQQELLLLLQAKVASLTLHNKELQEKLQVKAVKVGDMDTTLDSFHSTQTEFDHSTDRLSESSSVAQGISCSSPSRRQEQASNNEVKIKQLEDDLKEVRKKLDSSEAKRRHLETQLHSGALEASHLLNSSEISENGSDLNQKLKETQSKYEEAMKEVLSVQTQMKLGLVASESKEADLQELRATCEEIELLKEEVRKALEDGERLRARVRELEAELEESENKMAGTVSAEQFEEMKNSYCLVIENINQEKALLIERYREGQEEMRRLQDKLKSQMESGGSEEGEEMREAKNSIINELKRQVDELSRLYKEAQAELEHFRKRSIPEEANAGSIPLEEHEKIMEATVLQREQAESALLQMKAQYAKALSEATQLQSLVDAQKKNSVSITEHLQVVTALRTSVKETGEEISRLRELLLLKESEVQRLQRELLEEEAAVCEAMVPRALYEELRTSTEGEVNSLSSKLKDLVNERESLSADLLQLRKEFAQVKGEKESLRALIEAKEQEIKRLLHQYQQAQEDLLEMKKASESSSKIEEDKDKKINDMSKEVSKLKEALNSLSQLSYSTGTPKRQSQQLELLQQQVKQLQNQLIETKKQHQEIVSVYRTHLLYAVQGQMDEDVQKVLKQILTMCKSQSQKKNETLFVDP, encoded by the exons TTTCCACCTGGCTGCCACAAAAGGGCACGGAGAATGCCTTCGGGTTATGATAACTCATGGTGTGGATCTGACCACCCAGGATGGAGCAG GGCACAGCGCTTTACATCTTGCGGCCAAGAACAGCCACTCCGACTGCGTTAAGAGACTCCTCCAG GCTAAATGTTCACCAGAGAGCACAGACAGCTCTGGGAAAACAGCTTTACACTACGCAG CTGCATGTGGCTGCCTTCAAATTGCTCAACTCCTGTGTGAACACAAGTGTCCAATTAATGTCAAAGATGTG GATGGGAGTATACCTTTGCTACTTGCAGTACAAAATGGTCATGTTGAAATATGCAAATACCTTCTGGAACATGGGGCAGACATCAATTCCAGAGACAAAAATGGAAG AACCAGTCTGATGTTGGCTTGTGAAGGTGGAAACCTCAGCATTGTGGAGGTCCTGGTCAGAAAAGGGGCAGACGTGAACTTGGTGGATGCACTTGGACACAATGCCCTACGTTACTCCAAAGTCTCCGAAAATATGGGAATCCAGAACTTTCTTCAGTCAAAAATTGTTCAAGATGCTG ataCCAAGTCACCGACAAAGCCAAAGCAG ATTAGTGATCTATCCTCTTCTCGTTCTACAACTTCCACTCCAGTACCTGGGAAAGGCCTGCCGTTTTTTACTGAACAGGGATCCAAG caaGAAGAGAGCAGTGCGGTTCACGGTGACAGCAAGGACGGGATGAGCGTTAGCACAACAG GCGCTGATAGTCTACTGGACGTAAGTTCAGAGGCAGACCAGCAAGAACTGCTTCTGCTGTTACAAGCAAAAGTTGCTTCTCTGACCCTGCATAATAAGGAATTGCAAGAAAAATTGCAG GTGAAAGCAGTCAAAGTAGGAGACATGGATACCACGCTGGACTCTTTTCATTCCACTCAAACAGAGTTTGATCATTCAACAGACAGGCTAAGCGAGAGCTCATCGGTAGCTCAGGGGATAAGCTGCTCTTCCCCCAGCAGAAGGCAGGAGCAAGCAAGCAACAACGAAGTAAAAATTAAACAGCTAGAAGATGACTTGAAGGAAGTGCGGAAGAAACTGGACAGCTCGGAAGCAAAAAGGCGGCACTTGGAGACACAGCTTCATTCCGGAGCCCTGGAAGCGAGCCACTTATTAAACAGCTCGGAGATCTCCGAAAATGGCTCCGACCTTAATCAGAAACTGAAAGAGACCCAGAGCAAGTACGAAGAAGCTATGAAGGAGGTCCTGAGCGTCCAGACGCAAATGAAACTGGGCCTGGTTGCTTCGGAAAGCAAAGAGGCTGATCTGCAGGAGCTGAGAGCAACATGCGAAGAGATCGAGCTCCTGAAGGAAGAGGTGAGGAAAGCGCTAGAAGATGGTGAGAGACTCAGGGCACGAGTGAGAGAGCTAGAGGCAGAGCTGGAAGAGAGCGAGAACAAAATGGCCGGCACCGTGTCAGCGGAACAATTTGAGGAGATGAAAAACTCCTACTGCTTGGTTATCGAGAACATCAACCAAGAGAAGGCGTTGCTAATCGAACGGTACAGGGAGGGCCAGGAGGAAATGAGAAGGCTCCAGGACAAGCTGAAGAGTCAGATGGAATCGGGGGGCAGTGAAGAAGGAGAGGAGATGAGAGAGGCAAAGAACAGCATTATCAACGAACTCAAGAGACAAGTTGACGAGCTTTCTCGGCTGTACAAAGAAGCCCAGGCAGAACTTGAACATTTCAGAAAGAGGAGCATTCCAGAGGAGGCCAATGCAGGATCCATACCTCTGGAGGAACATGAAAAAATTATGGAGGCCACGGTCTTGCAGAGAGAGCAAGCGGAGAGTGCGTTGTTGCAAATGAAAGCTCAGTACGCCAAAGCATTGAGTGAAGCAACTCAGCTCCAGAGCCTGGTGGATGCCCAGAAGAAAAACTCTGTCTCCATCACTGAACACCTGCAGGTGGTCACTGCTCTCAGGACCTCAGTGAAGGAAACGGGAGAAGAAATAAGCAGGCTCAGAGAGCTCCTGCTTCTCAAGGAGAGCGAGGTGCAGCGTCTGCAGAGGGAGCTGTTAGAAGAAGAGGCGGCGGTGTGTGAAGCTATGGTGCCCAGGGCTCTGTATGAAGAGCTGCGGACTTCGACAGAAGGTGAAGTCAACAGCTTATCTTCTAAACTGAAGGACCTGGTGAACGAGAGAGAGAGCTTGTCTGCAGATCTCTTGCAGTTAAGGAAAGAATTTGCACAAGtgaaaggggagaaagagagccTCCGGGCTCTCATTGAAGCTAAGGAACAAGAAATCAAACGGTTGCTCCATCAGTACCAGCAAGCCCAAGAAGACCTGCTTGAAATGAAAAAGGCTTCGGAGAGTTCCTCCAAAATAGAAGAGGATAAGGACAAAAAG ATAAATGACATGTCTAAGGAGGTTTCTAAATTAAAGGAAGCATTGAACAGCCTCTCCCAGCTTTCCTACTCAACTGGTACACCTAAAAGGCAAAGCCAGCAGCTGGAATTGCTGCAACAGCAAGTCAAGCAGCTGCAAAACCAGCTCATT GAAACCAAGAAGCAACACCAGGAGATTGTATCTGTTTACAGGACACATCTCCTCTACGCCGTTCAG GGCCAAATGGATGAAGATGTTCAGAAAGTGCTTAAGCAGATACTAACGATGTGCAAAAGTCAGTCGCAGAAGAAAAATGAAACTCTCTTTGTTGATCCCTGA